Proteins encoded within one genomic window of Cellulomonas flavigena DSM 20109:
- a CDS encoding AI-2E family transporter, which translates to MTSDHGTPPLTPRPDPVPASVRAWAGWSWRALVILAALAAGLWLVAALKVIVVPVAVALLLTVLLSPVVRALQRYVRLPRSAAAGTALVGLIALVAGLLTLAGRSIVNGIAELWEQARSGFDELLTWLSEGPLQLGTGEIEDYLGQVQDAAASSGQQLVSGALSVGVTVGHVAAGTLIALFCTLFFLIDGRGIWAWLVGLMPRGSRERVHQAGRRGWVTLGAYTRTQILVAAVDAVGIGIGAAFLQLPLVVPLAVLVFFGSFIPFVGAIVTGSIAVLVALVTQGWVSALIMLGIVLLVQQLEGHVLQPFLMGHAVSLHPVAVLLVVTTGSLVAGIVGALFAVPLAALVNTVVLYLHGHDKFPQLGVDDHVPIRAKGHPVLDRAVAAAAEAESEARAARGEGSAHGGAEGTTSGDDSPVTP; encoded by the coding sequence GTGACCTCGGACCACGGCACGCCGCCGCTGACACCCCGCCCCGACCCGGTGCCCGCGTCGGTGCGGGCGTGGGCCGGCTGGTCGTGGCGCGCGCTGGTGATCCTCGCCGCGCTCGCCGCGGGGCTGTGGCTCGTCGCGGCGCTCAAGGTGATCGTCGTGCCCGTCGCCGTCGCGCTGCTCCTGACGGTGCTCCTCTCGCCGGTGGTCCGCGCGCTGCAGCGGTACGTGCGCCTGCCGCGCTCCGCGGCCGCGGGCACCGCGCTCGTCGGGCTCATCGCGCTGGTCGCGGGGCTGCTGACGCTCGCCGGCCGCTCGATCGTCAACGGCATCGCCGAGCTCTGGGAGCAGGCACGCAGCGGCTTCGACGAGCTGCTGACCTGGCTCTCGGAGGGCCCGCTGCAGCTCGGCACCGGCGAGATCGAGGACTACCTCGGTCAGGTCCAGGACGCCGCCGCGTCGAGCGGGCAGCAGCTCGTCTCGGGCGCGCTGTCGGTCGGCGTCACGGTCGGGCACGTCGCGGCCGGCACGCTCATCGCGCTGTTCTGCACGCTGTTCTTCCTCATCGACGGGCGCGGGATCTGGGCCTGGCTCGTCGGGCTGATGCCGCGCGGCTCGCGCGAGCGCGTCCACCAGGCCGGCCGTCGCGGCTGGGTCACGCTCGGGGCGTACACGCGCACGCAGATCCTCGTCGCGGCCGTCGACGCGGTCGGCATCGGCATCGGTGCGGCGTTCCTGCAGCTGCCGCTGGTGGTGCCGCTCGCGGTGCTCGTGTTCTTCGGCTCGTTCATCCCGTTCGTCGGCGCGATCGTCACCGGCTCCATCGCGGTGCTCGTCGCGCTCGTCACGCAGGGCTGGGTGTCGGCGCTGATCATGCTGGGGATCGTGCTGCTGGTGCAGCAGCTCGAGGGGCACGTGCTGCAGCCGTTCCTCATGGGGCACGCGGTCTCCCTGCACCCTGTCGCCGTGCTGCTGGTCGTGACGACGGGCTCGCTGGTCGCCGGCATCGTCGGCGCGCTGTTCGCGGTGCCGCTCGCGGCGCTGGTCAACACCGTGGTGCTCTACCTGCACGGGCACGACAAGTTCCCCCAGCTGGGCGTCGACGACCACGTGCCCATCCGCGCCAAGGGGCACCCCGTGCTCGACCGCGCGGTCGCGGCGGCCGCCGAGGCCGAGTCGGAGGCGCGCGCGGCGCGTGGCGAGGGCTCCGCGCACGGCGGCGCCGAGGGGACCACCTCGGGCGACGACTCGCCCGTCACCCCGTGA
- the ilvA gene encoding threonine ammonia-lyase has translation MIGPDDVRAAAALVAGVAERTPVQRSRALSGMVGADVWLKCENLQRAGSFKIRGAYTRMARLTDAEKARGVVAASAGNHAQGVALAADLLGLDAVIFMPVDAALPKIAATRGYGARVELVGTSVDEALVAAHEHAGRTGAVLIHPFDHPDVDAGQGTLALEVLEQVPDVGTIVVPVGGGGLAAGVAAALDERPDVRVVGVQAAGAAAYPVSLAAGRPTRAPELRTMADGIAVGTPGAVPFEVLASHRVPVRTVSEEDLSRALLLVAERAKLVVEPSGAAAVAAVMADPRGIAPDGRPIVCVLSGGNIDPLVLLRVVRHGLASAGRYLQLHVVVEDTPGALAELLREVAAMGGNVMHVSHLRTGDDLAFSDVAVDLQIETKGPEHCGTLLAGLRAAGYRC, from the coding sequence GTGATCGGTCCCGACGACGTCCGCGCCGCTGCCGCGCTCGTCGCGGGCGTGGCCGAGCGCACCCCCGTGCAGCGCAGCCGTGCGCTGTCCGGCATGGTCGGGGCGGACGTCTGGCTGAAGTGCGAGAACCTGCAGCGCGCCGGGTCGTTCAAGATCCGCGGCGCGTACACGCGCATGGCGCGGCTGACCGACGCGGAGAAGGCGCGCGGCGTCGTCGCGGCCAGCGCCGGCAACCATGCCCAGGGCGTCGCGCTCGCGGCCGACCTGCTCGGCCTCGACGCGGTCATCTTCATGCCCGTCGACGCCGCCCTGCCCAAGATCGCGGCCACGCGGGGCTACGGCGCGCGGGTCGAGCTCGTGGGCACGTCGGTCGACGAGGCGCTCGTCGCGGCGCACGAGCACGCGGGGCGCACCGGCGCGGTCCTCATCCACCCGTTCGACCACCCCGATGTCGACGCCGGTCAGGGCACCCTCGCGCTCGAGGTGCTCGAGCAGGTGCCGGACGTGGGGACGATCGTGGTCCCGGTGGGCGGTGGCGGGCTCGCGGCGGGTGTCGCCGCGGCGCTCGACGAGCGGCCGGACGTGCGCGTCGTCGGGGTGCAGGCCGCGGGTGCCGCGGCGTACCCGGTGTCGCTCGCCGCGGGCCGCCCGACACGCGCCCCGGAGCTGCGGACGATGGCCGACGGCATCGCGGTCGGCACCCCCGGCGCGGTGCCGTTCGAGGTGCTCGCCAGCCATCGCGTGCCGGTCCGCACGGTCTCCGAGGAGGACCTGTCACGTGCGCTGCTGCTCGTGGCCGAGCGCGCCAAGCTCGTCGTCGAGCCGTCGGGCGCGGCGGCCGTCGCGGCCGTGATGGCGGACCCGCGCGGCATCGCCCCGGACGGGCGACCAATCGTGTGCGTGCTGTCCGGCGGAAACATCGACCCGCTCGTGCTGCTGCGCGTCGTGCGGCACGGCCTGGCCTCGGCGGGGCGGTACCTGCAGCTGCACGTGGTGGTCGAGGACACCCCGGGCGCGCTCGCGGAGCTGCTGCGCGAGGTCGCGGCGATGGGGGGCAACGTCATGCACGTCAGCCACCTGCGCACGGGCGACGACCTGGCGTTCAGCGACGTCGCGGTGGACCTGCAGATCGAGACCAAGGGCCCCGAGCACTGCGGCACCCTCCTGGCGGGTCTGCGCGCCGCCGGCTACCGCTGCTGA
- the greA gene encoding transcription elongation factor GreA: MTETTAATWLTQEAYDRLTEELEYLQTVGRKEITDRIAAARDEGDLKENGGYHAAREEQAKQEARIRELQAKLRNVQIGTPPDDGVVEPGMVVTAVVAGDEMTFLLGSREIAGTADIDVFSPTSPLGAAIHGHKVGDSTTYEAPNGRQIPVEIKAASPFQG; the protein is encoded by the coding sequence GTGACCGAGACGACTGCAGCCACCTGGCTGACTCAGGAGGCCTACGACCGCCTCACGGAGGAGCTCGAGTACCTCCAGACGGTCGGACGCAAGGAGATCACGGACCGCATCGCCGCGGCCCGCGACGAGGGCGACCTCAAGGAGAACGGCGGGTACCACGCCGCGCGCGAGGAGCAGGCCAAGCAGGAGGCCCGCATCCGCGAGCTCCAGGCGAAGCTGCGCAACGTGCAGATCGGCACGCCCCCCGACGACGGCGTCGTCGAGCCCGGCATGGTCGTCACCGCGGTCGTCGCGGGCGACGAGATGACGTTCCTGCTCGGCTCGCGCGAGATCGCGGGGACCGCGGACATCGACGTCTTCTCCCCCACGTCGCCGCTGGGCGCCGCGATCCACGGCCACAAGGTCGGCGACTCGACGACCTACGAGGCCCCGAACGGCCGCCAGATCCCGGTCGAGATCAAGGCCGCGAGCCCCTTCCAGGGCTGA
- a CDS encoding DUF4307 domain-containing protein — MVAPAPRPPAGRYGPEPTATTRRLQRLGLAAVVVVAMVVLAWIGTGVMRDPVLWQDVGYRVDGPASTEVTFDVTTPLGAAATCRVQALSSSYAQVGVLDVPVPPADTRTRRVTVTVPTVELAVTGVVQGCEPVD, encoded by the coding sequence GTGGTCGCACCGGCTCCCCGCCCGCCCGCCGGGCGCTACGGACCGGAACCCACCGCCACGACGCGCCGCCTGCAGCGGCTCGGCCTCGCCGCCGTCGTCGTCGTCGCCATGGTCGTCCTGGCGTGGATCGGCACCGGTGTCATGCGTGACCCGGTCCTGTGGCAGGACGTCGGCTACCGCGTCGACGGGCCCGCGTCCACCGAGGTGACGTTCGACGTGACGACGCCGCTGGGCGCCGCCGCCACGTGCCGCGTGCAGGCCCTGTCGTCGTCGTACGCCCAGGTCGGCGTTCTCGACGTGCCGGTGCCGCCGGCGGACACGCGGACCCGCCGTGTCACCGTGACCGTCCCGACCGTGGAGCTCGCGGTCACCGGGGTCGTGCAGGGCTGCGAACCGGTCGACTGA
- the mca gene encoding mycothiol conjugate amidase Mca — protein sequence MSSERLRLMAVHAHPDDESSKGAATTARYAAEGVDVLVVTCTGGERGDVLNPGYGPAPEGLEAMAAVRREEMAAAAAALGVRQRWLGFVDSGLPEGDPLPPLPEGSFATLPLEEASAPLVAAVREFRPHVMTTYDPSGGYPHPDHIMCHRVSAEAFAAAGDRERYRGLGEPWTPLKLYYNHGFSLARMRAVHDAIVAAGGESPFSDWIDSRQAREVPERQVTTRIECADWFDRRDAALRAHATQIDPEGWFFAVPREVELATWRDEEYELAESRVETTLPETDLFAGIRGTEHAR from the coding sequence GTGAGCTCGGAGCGGCTGCGGCTGATGGCGGTGCACGCGCACCCGGACGACGAGTCCAGCAAGGGTGCGGCGACCACGGCACGCTACGCCGCCGAGGGCGTCGACGTCCTCGTCGTGACGTGCACGGGCGGTGAGCGCGGGGACGTGCTCAACCCGGGCTACGGGCCGGCACCCGAGGGGCTCGAGGCCATGGCCGCCGTGCGTCGTGAGGAGATGGCGGCGGCCGCCGCGGCGCTCGGCGTGCGCCAGCGCTGGCTGGGCTTCGTCGACTCGGGCCTGCCCGAGGGTGATCCGCTGCCCCCGCTGCCCGAGGGCTCGTTCGCCACGCTGCCGCTCGAGGAGGCGTCGGCGCCGCTCGTCGCGGCCGTGCGCGAGTTCCGCCCGCACGTGATGACGACGTACGACCCGTCGGGCGGCTACCCGCACCCCGACCACATCATGTGCCACCGCGTCTCGGCCGAGGCGTTCGCCGCCGCGGGGGACCGCGAGCGCTACCGGGGGCTCGGCGAGCCGTGGACGCCGCTCAAGCTCTACTACAACCACGGGTTCTCGCTCGCACGCATGCGGGCCGTGCACGACGCGATCGTGGCGGCCGGGGGCGAGTCGCCGTTCAGCGACTGGATCGACTCGCGCCAGGCGCGCGAGGTGCCCGAGCGGCAGGTGACGACGCGCATCGAGTGCGCCGACTGGTTCGACCGGCGCGACGCGGCGCTGCGCGCGCACGCGACGCAGATCGATCCCGAGGGCTGGTTCTTCGCCGTCCCGCGCGAGGTCGAGCTGGCCACGTGGCGCGACGAGGAGTACGAGCTGGCCGAGTCGCGCGTCGAGACCACGCTGCCGGAGACCGACCTGTTCGCGGGGATCCGCGGGACGGAGCACGCCCGATGA
- a CDS encoding carbon-nitrogen hydrolase family protein → MTSRPEPPVRPAVRVTLAQLSVGPDREANVLVARDALRTAARARADVVVLPEYASAFDPRGVGIELAEPLDGPFVSALRADAAAHGLTVVAGTTLPGGEPGPDGRPRGVNAVVAVAPTGEIAGVYRKVHLYDAFGQRESERLAPGPADAPPLVVEAAGLRFGVLTCYDLRFPESARRLVDAGADVLVVPAAWAAGPLKAMHWRALAVARAIENTAAVVAVGQAGKGVVGRSLVVGPDGVVGLEADEEPQVRTVDLDADEMHAVRERNPSLTHRRYAVVPRD, encoded by the coding sequence GTGACGTCCCGGCCGGAGCCGCCCGTCCGGCCCGCGGTGCGCGTCACGCTGGCGCAGCTGAGCGTCGGGCCCGACCGTGAGGCCAACGTGCTGGTCGCCCGTGACGCGCTGCGCACCGCGGCGCGGGCCCGCGCCGACGTCGTCGTGCTGCCCGAGTACGCGAGCGCGTTCGACCCGCGCGGCGTCGGCATCGAGCTGGCCGAGCCGCTCGACGGGCCGTTCGTGTCGGCGCTGCGGGCCGACGCCGCGGCGCACGGCCTCACCGTCGTCGCGGGCACCACGCTGCCCGGCGGCGAGCCCGGCCCCGACGGGCGCCCGCGCGGCGTGAACGCCGTGGTGGCCGTCGCGCCGACGGGCGAGATCGCCGGCGTCTACCGCAAGGTGCACCTGTACGACGCGTTCGGGCAGCGCGAGTCGGAGCGCCTGGCCCCCGGCCCGGCCGACGCCCCGCCGCTCGTCGTCGAGGCTGCGGGCCTGCGGTTCGGGGTCCTGACCTGCTACGACCTGCGGTTCCCCGAGTCGGCGCGCCGCCTGGTCGACGCCGGGGCCGACGTGCTCGTCGTGCCGGCCGCGTGGGCGGCGGGGCCGCTCAAGGCCATGCACTGGCGCGCCCTCGCGGTGGCGCGCGCGATCGAGAACACCGCGGCCGTCGTCGCCGTGGGGCAGGCGGGCAAGGGTGTCGTGGGGCGCTCGCTCGTCGTGGGGCCCGACGGTGTCGTGGGGCTCGAGGCGGACGAGGAGCCGCAGGTGCGCACCGTCGACCTCGACGCCGACGAGATGCACGCCGTGCGCGAGCGCAACCCGTCTCTCACCCACCGCCGCTACGCGGTCGTCCCGCGGGACTGA
- the trhA gene encoding PAQR family membrane homeostasis protein TrhA, with the protein MSTSPTQGTPPAPREHDDGAAGPLGRAVEGIGDAVEAVVENVKPRLRGWVHAGMAPVVLVAAVVLVAASPTPAARWSNLVFGITAVLLFGTSAVYHRGTWSPRVAGVLRRLDHTNIFLIIAGTYTPLAVLLLPTSTARLLLVIVWSGALLGLLARIFWLNAPRWVYVPIYLALGWVAVGFFPQFWQTGGPTVVYLVAIGGLAYTVGAVVYGLKRPNPSPRWFGFHEIFHVLTVVGCGTHLAAIAVVTSRL; encoded by the coding sequence ATGAGCACCTCCCCGACGCAGGGCACGCCGCCCGCCCCGCGCGAGCACGACGACGGCGCGGCCGGCCCTCTCGGGAGGGCCGTCGAGGGCATCGGTGACGCCGTCGAGGCGGTCGTCGAGAACGTCAAGCCCCGGCTGCGCGGCTGGGTGCACGCCGGCATGGCGCCGGTGGTGCTCGTGGCGGCCGTCGTCCTCGTGGCCGCCTCGCCCACCCCCGCGGCCCGGTGGTCCAACCTCGTCTTCGGCATCACGGCCGTGCTGCTGTTCGGCACCAGCGCGGTCTACCACCGCGGCACGTGGTCGCCGCGCGTCGCCGGTGTGCTGCGCCGCCTGGACCACACCAACATCTTCCTGATCATCGCCGGCACCTACACGCCGCTCGCGGTGCTGCTGCTGCCCACGTCGACCGCGCGGCTGCTGCTGGTCATCGTGTGGTCGGGTGCGCTGCTCGGCCTGCTCGCGCGCATCTTCTGGCTCAACGCCCCGCGCTGGGTGTACGTGCCCATCTACCTCGCGCTCGGCTGGGTGGCCGTCGGGTTCTTCCCGCAGTTCTGGCAGACCGGCGGGCCCACCGTGGTCTACCTCGTCGCCATCGGCGGCCTGGCGTACACGGTCGGCGCGGTCGTCTACGGACTCAAGCGCCCCAACCCGAGCCCGCGCTGGTTCGGGTTCCACGAGATCTTCCACGTGCTGACGGTCGTCGGCTGCGGCACCCACCTGGCCGCCATCGCGGTCGTCACCTCCCGCCTCTGA
- a CDS encoding isoprenyl transferase, producing MRLPHPLYGLYERRLAGSLEPDQVPRHIGVILDGNRRWARDSGLSSATGHRRGADKISDLLQWSEDVGVEVVTLWMLSTDNLARDPEELEQLLGVIEDVVGELAAERRWRIQAVGALDMLPDCTAAALKAAQDATADVQGLHVNAAVGYGGRREIADAVRAFLRMHAEAGSSLDELAEAFDVEHIAEHLYTKGQPDPDLVIRTSGEQRLGGFLLWQSTHSEFYFCDAYWPDFRRVDFLRAVRAYGQRERRLGR from the coding sequence GTGCGCCTGCCGCACCCGCTCTACGGCCTGTACGAGCGACGCCTCGCCGGTTCGCTCGAGCCGGACCAGGTGCCGCGGCACATCGGCGTCATCCTCGACGGCAACCGCCGGTGGGCGCGCGACAGCGGCCTGTCGTCCGCGACCGGCCACCGTCGCGGGGCCGACAAGATCAGCGACCTGCTGCAGTGGAGCGAGGACGTCGGCGTCGAGGTCGTCACGCTGTGGATGCTCTCGACCGACAACCTCGCGCGCGACCCCGAGGAGCTCGAGCAGCTGCTCGGCGTCATCGAGGACGTCGTCGGCGAGCTCGCCGCCGAGCGGCGCTGGCGCATCCAGGCCGTCGGGGCGCTCGACATGCTGCCGGACTGCACCGCCGCCGCGCTCAAGGCGGCCCAGGACGCGACCGCCGACGTGCAGGGCCTGCACGTCAACGCCGCGGTCGGCTACGGCGGGCGCCGCGAGATCGCCGACGCCGTGCGCGCGTTCCTGCGCATGCACGCCGAGGCCGGCTCGAGCCTCGACGAGCTCGCGGAGGCGTTCGACGTCGAGCACATCGCCGAGCACCTGTACACCAAGGGTCAGCCGGACCCCGACCTGGTGATCCGCACGTCCGGCGAGCAGCGGCTCGGCGGGTTCCTGCTGTGGCAGAGCACCCACTCGGAGTTCTACTTCTGCGACGCGTACTGGCCGGACTTCCGGCGCGTCGACTTCCTGCGCGCGGTGCGCGCGTACGGGCAGCGCGAGCGCCGCCTCGGACGGTGA
- a CDS encoding PhoH family protein, protein MGTTTDTTPSAPTDGDTPGPRLTYVIDTSVLLSDPRAILRFAEQDVVLPVVVITELEGKRHHAELGYYARSALRLLDDLRIKHGRLDAPIAVTDQGGTLRVELNHVDPEVLPAGFRLGDNDTRILAVAANLQAEGKDVVVVSKDLPMRVKASAVGLVAEEYRAELTVDSGWTGMDALDLSEQQMADLWEHESVALADVVTGPSALTGGASDLPCHTGLVLHSPRGSALGRVTADKHVQLVRGDRDVFGVHGRSAEQRVAIDLLLDEEIGIVSLGGRAGTGKSALALCAGLEAVLERRQHRKVMVFRPLYAVGGQDLGYLPGSEAEKMNPWAQAVFDTLGALVSKEVVEEVLDRDILEVLPLTHIRGRSLHDAFVIVDEAQSLERNVLLTVLSRIGQSSRVVLTHDVAQRDNLRVGRHDGVAAVIEALKGHPLFAHVTLTRSERSPVAALVTELFEGIEA, encoded by the coding sequence CTGGGCACCACGACCGACACGACGCCGTCCGCCCCGACCGACGGCGACACACCCGGCCCCCGCCTCACGTACGTCATCGACACGTCCGTCCTGCTGTCCGACCCGCGCGCGATCCTGCGCTTCGCCGAGCAGGACGTGGTGCTTCCCGTCGTGGTCATCACCGAGCTCGAGGGCAAGCGGCACCACGCCGAGCTCGGCTACTACGCGCGCAGCGCCCTGCGCCTGCTCGACGACCTGCGCATCAAGCACGGCCGCCTCGACGCGCCCATCGCCGTGACCGACCAGGGCGGCACGCTGCGCGTCGAGCTCAACCACGTCGACCCCGAGGTGCTGCCCGCCGGGTTCCGGCTGGGCGACAACGACACGCGGATCCTCGCCGTCGCGGCCAACCTCCAGGCCGAGGGCAAGGACGTCGTCGTGGTCTCCAAGGACCTGCCGATGCGCGTCAAGGCGTCGGCCGTCGGGCTCGTCGCCGAGGAGTACCGTGCCGAGCTCACGGTGGACTCGGGCTGGACGGGCATGGACGCGCTCGACCTGTCCGAGCAGCAGATGGCCGACCTGTGGGAGCACGAGTCGGTCGCGCTCGCCGACGTCGTCACCGGGCCGTCGGCGCTCACGGGAGGTGCGAGCGACCTGCCGTGCCACACGGGCCTGGTGCTGCACAGCCCGCGCGGCTCGGCGCTGGGTCGCGTGACCGCCGACAAGCACGTGCAGCTCGTGCGCGGCGACCGCGACGTGTTCGGCGTGCACGGTCGCTCCGCGGAGCAGCGCGTCGCGATCGACCTGCTGCTCGACGAGGAGATCGGCATCGTCTCCCTCGGCGGGCGCGCCGGCACGGGCAAGTCCGCGCTCGCGCTGTGCGCCGGCCTGGAGGCCGTCCTGGAGCGTCGCCAGCACCGCAAGGTCATGGTCTTCCGGCCGCTGTACGCGGTCGGCGGGCAGGACCTGGGGTACCTGCCGGGCTCCGAGGCCGAGAAGATGAACCCGTGGGCGCAGGCCGTGTTCGACACCCTGGGCGCGCTGGTCAGCAAGGAGGTCGTCGAGGAGGTCCTCGACCGCGACATCCTCGAGGTGCTGCCGCTCACGCACATCCGCGGGCGGTCCCTGCACGACGCGTTCGTCATCGTCGACGAGGCCCAGTCGCTCGAGCGCAACGTGCTGCTCACGGTGCTCTCGCGCATCGGGCAGTCGTCGCGCGTCGTCCTCACGCACGACGTCGCGCAGCGCGACAACCTGCGCGTCGGGCGGCACGACGGCGTCGCGGCCGTCATCGAGGCGCTCAAGGGGCACCCGCTGTTCGCGCACGTCACGCTCACGCGCTCCGAGCGCTCGCCCGTCGCGGCGCTGGTCACCGAGCTGTTCGAGGGCATCGAGGCCTGA